A section of the Vibrio vulnificus CMCP6 genome encodes:
- a CDS encoding protein phosphatase CheZ, with translation MISLEQAKSLVELLEQGEQAAADELVASIYEEKGNPMLQEIGSLTRDLHTSLKNFSLDQRMTEITNDEIPDARDRLQYVIEKTELAANKTMDAVELCLPIADNLHECLLQVRPQWNELMHGRIELSEFKALCHRIEDLLVQVEGDSTELRGQLTEILMAQDFQDLTGQIIRRVITLVNEVEGRLVDILTVFAGNKPPKDKTQETQNLAEKEKSGSEPEGPILHPELREDAVASQDEVDDLLSSLGF, from the coding sequence ATGATCTCATTAGAGCAAGCAAAGTCTCTAGTTGAATTACTGGAACAGGGAGAGCAGGCAGCCGCCGATGAGCTGGTTGCGTCAATCTATGAGGAAAAAGGCAATCCAATGCTGCAAGAGATTGGTTCGCTTACTCGAGATCTGCACACTTCCCTGAAGAATTTCAGCTTAGATCAACGGATGACAGAAATTACAAACGATGAAATCCCAGATGCAAGGGATCGCCTTCAATATGTCATCGAAAAAACCGAACTCGCAGCAAACAAGACCATGGATGCTGTCGAGCTCTGTCTCCCAATAGCCGATAATCTTCACGAATGCTTGCTACAAGTCCGTCCTCAGTGGAATGAACTGATGCACGGTCGCATCGAATTGAGTGAATTCAAGGCCCTTTGCCATCGTATCGAAGATCTTTTAGTTCAAGTCGAAGGCGATAGCACAGAATTACGCGGCCAGTTAACAGAAATTTTGATGGCACAAGATTTCCAAGACTTAACTGGGCAGATTATCCGTCGCGTCATCACACTCGTAAACGAAGTGGAAGGGCGATTGGTCGATATCCTAACGGTGTTTGCTGGAAATAAACCGCCGAAGGACAAAACTCAAGAAACACAGAATCTTGCCGAAAAAGAAAAAAGTGGCAGCGAGCCAGAGGGTCCGATTTTGCACCCCGAGTTGCGTGAAGACGCAGTTGCATCGCAGGATGAAGTCGATGATTTGTTATCCAGTCTTGGATTTTAA
- the cheY gene encoding chemotaxis response regulator CheY: protein MKILIVDDFSTMRRIVKNLLRDLGFNNTQEADDGLTALPMLKKGDFDFVVTDWNMPGMQGIDLLKNIRADAELKHLPVLMITAEAKREQIIEAAQAGVNGYIVKPFTAATLKEKLDKIFERL, encoded by the coding sequence ATGAAGATCCTTATTGTTGACGATTTCTCAACAATGCGCCGTATTGTAAAGAACCTGCTTCGTGATTTGGGTTTCAATAACACTCAAGAAGCTGATGATGGTCTGACAGCGTTACCTATGCTGAAAAAAGGTGATTTCGATTTCGTCGTTACGGATTGGAATATGCCTGGCATGCAGGGTATCGATCTGCTGAAAAACATTCGTGCAGACGCTGAACTGAAGCATCTACCAGTGCTGATGATCACCGCAGAAGCGAAGCGTGAGCAGATCATCGAAGCGGCTCAAGCAGGCGTTAATGGTTACATTGTTAAGCCATTCACCGCAGCAACCCTGAAAGAAAAACTAGATAAAATTTTTGAACGTTTATAA
- a CDS encoding chemotaxis protein CheW, producing MSSKEAVLSSEKALDDYFSALLDEEQELELIVEEDEQTADWSGASYEPELQIKYSEPESYSYAETELKEFEAPNLEDVERLLSQLESTNVVDELGIDEILAQNTASIAELQQETSQVAEDVAVIEEEPVAILEEEIQDWTVETEVVEEIQDWQVDVEEPEIAPVEIEPEVETIEAEVEQIAEDVQVELETQTSASEQKDWTSTQRDIAFQVLYFDVNSVTFAVPLDELGGIHQLTQLNHLIGRPGWYLGLQTNRDQQLDVVDTARWVMPDKLADEEYKSNYQYIVMLGNSMWGLASNKLLGTELLYPEKVRWREQSGKRPWLAGMVKEKMCALIHVDALISMLNAGLDVKSLNSEF from the coding sequence ATGAGTAGCAAAGAAGCGGTGTTATCCAGTGAAAAAGCGTTAGATGATTACTTCAGCGCACTCTTAGACGAAGAGCAAGAGCTGGAGCTTATTGTTGAAGAGGATGAGCAGACTGCCGATTGGTCAGGGGCATCTTACGAACCAGAACTGCAAATCAAGTATTCAGAGCCAGAGTCTTATAGCTATGCCGAAACAGAGCTAAAAGAATTTGAAGCACCGAATCTGGAAGATGTTGAACGCTTACTCAGTCAACTTGAGTCAACCAATGTCGTTGACGAATTGGGTATCGACGAAATTTTGGCGCAGAACACCGCGTCCATCGCTGAGCTTCAGCAAGAAACCAGTCAGGTTGCCGAAGACGTCGCTGTCATCGAAGAAGAACCTGTCGCCATCTTGGAAGAGGAAATCCAAGATTGGACAGTAGAAACCGAGGTGGTTGAAGAGATTCAGGATTGGCAAGTCGATGTCGAGGAGCCAGAAATTGCGCCTGTCGAGATCGAACCTGAAGTTGAAACCATTGAGGCTGAAGTAGAGCAAATCGCCGAAGACGTTCAGGTTGAGTTAGAAACGCAAACGTCTGCTAGTGAACAGAAAGATTGGACGTCGACTCAACGAGATATCGCTTTCCAAGTGCTCTATTTTGACGTCAACAGCGTCACCTTTGCTGTTCCGTTGGATGAGTTGGGTGGCATCCATCAACTGACACAGTTGAACCACTTAATCGGCAGGCCGGGTTGGTACCTAGGCTTGCAAACCAATCGGGATCAGCAACTGGATGTGGTTGATACGGCACGTTGGGTCATGCCAGACAAACTGGCTGATGAAGAATACAAATCGAACTATCAATATATTGTCATGCTAGGTAATAGCATGTGGGGTTTAGCCAGCAATAAGTTGCTGGGCACTGAGCTTCTTTATCCAGAAAAAGTGCGTTGGCGCGAGCAATCGGGTAAGCGTCCTTGGCTTGCTGGCATGGTGAAAGAGAAAATGTGTGCTTTAATTCATGTAGACGCATTAATTTCCATGCTAAATGCCGGGCTGGATGTAAAATCATTAAATTCAGAATTTTGA
- a CDS encoding chemotaxis protein CheA: MSYDLDEDILQDFLIEAGEILELLSEQLVELENNPEDRDLLNAIFRGFHTVKGGAGFLSLTELVETCHGAENVFDVLRNGQRSVSPSLMDTMLRSLDTVNHQFKAVQDREPLEAADPELLDELHRLCRPESEDEVAAPVAEEVVVAEPEPEIIPEPVVEAPAPASSAISSVDEITQDEFEKLLDELHGKGAAPSAQAAAPAAPTPPPVSASVDSGDITDDEFEKLLDELHGAGKSPSASDFQATPPPEPAKPAAKAPSAGDSDLMTDEEFEKLLDELHGSGKGPTLEELDFATKPASANVAPAPEPAKPAAPVAPKPAAAPAPARAEVKAPAVQEAKAPATQQAAKKPQAEATVRVDTSTLDTIMNMVGELVLVRNRLLSLGLNSNDEEMAKAVANLDVVTADLQGAVMKTRMQPIKKVFGRFPRVVRDLARNLQKDIVLEMRGEETDLDKNLVEALADPLIHLVRNSVDHGIEMPDDRAKAGKSRTGKVILSASQEGDHIELAIIDDGGGMDPDKLRGIAVKRGMMDEDAAGRLSDKECFNLIFAPGFSSKEKISDISGRGVGMDVVKTAINTLNGSIDIDSELGKGTKITIKVPLTLAILPTLMVGVAGHPFALPLASVNEIFHLDLSRTNVVDGQLTIIVREKAIPLFYLQNWLAPKSGKAQLRKGHGHVVIVQIGSQRVGFVVDTLIGQEEVVIKPLDNLLQGTPGMAGATITSDGHIALILDVPDLLKQYAAASRL; the protein is encoded by the coding sequence ATGAGCTACGATTTAGACGAAGATATCCTTCAGGACTTTCTAATAGAAGCCGGGGAAATTCTGGAACTGCTTTCTGAGCAGTTAGTAGAATTGGAAAATAATCCAGAAGACAGGGATCTTCTCAATGCTATTTTCCGTGGATTCCATACCGTTAAAGGTGGCGCTGGATTTTTGTCGCTCACCGAGCTGGTTGAAACTTGCCATGGTGCGGAAAACGTGTTCGACGTATTGCGTAATGGTCAACGTTCCGTTTCTCCAAGCCTAATGGATACAATGCTGCGTTCCTTAGACACAGTAAACCATCAGTTTAAAGCGGTTCAAGATCGAGAGCCTCTCGAAGCAGCGGATCCTGAGTTGCTCGACGAGCTGCATCGTTTGTGTCGCCCTGAATCGGAAGATGAAGTGGCTGCACCAGTTGCAGAAGAAGTCGTTGTAGCAGAGCCTGAACCTGAAATTATTCCAGAACCTGTAGTCGAAGCGCCTGCGCCAGCCAGCTCCGCGATTTCTTCAGTGGATGAAATCACTCAAGATGAGTTTGAAAAACTGCTTGATGAGCTGCATGGCAAAGGGGCCGCACCGAGCGCACAAGCAGCAGCGCCAGCAGCACCGACGCCACCACCAGTGAGCGCATCGGTAGATAGCGGTGACATCACGGACGACGAATTTGAAAAACTGTTAGACGAATTACACGGTGCGGGCAAAAGCCCATCGGCGTCTGACTTCCAAGCAACGCCACCACCAGAGCCAGCTAAACCAGCGGCAAAAGCACCAAGTGCTGGTGATAGCGACTTGATGACCGACGAAGAGTTCGAAAAGCTATTAGATGAGCTGCATGGTTCAGGTAAAGGTCCTACCCTTGAGGAGTTGGATTTCGCAACCAAGCCTGCATCAGCAAATGTCGCTCCTGCGCCAGAGCCAGCTAAACCAGCAGCACCAGTTGCGCCGAAGCCAGCGGCGGCGCCTGCACCAGCTCGCGCAGAAGTGAAAGCGCCGGCGGTGCAAGAAGCGAAAGCCCCCGCGACTCAACAAGCAGCGAAGAAACCACAGGCAGAAGCGACGGTACGTGTTGATACATCGACGCTGGACACCATCATGAACATGGTTGGTGAGCTTGTACTGGTTCGAAATCGTCTTTTGAGTCTCGGTCTGAATAGTAACGATGAAGAGATGGCGAAAGCGGTAGCTAACCTAGATGTGGTGACCGCGGACCTGCAAGGCGCAGTAATGAAAACGCGCATGCAGCCCATTAAGAAAGTATTTGGCCGCTTCCCTCGCGTTGTTCGTGACTTGGCGCGTAACCTACAAAAAGACATCGTGCTGGAAATGCGCGGTGAAGAAACGGATCTCGATAAAAACCTGGTTGAGGCGCTTGCGGATCCTTTGATCCACTTGGTGCGTAACTCGGTTGACCATGGTATTGAGATGCCTGATGACCGTGCAAAAGCAGGTAAGTCTCGCACGGGTAAAGTGATACTCTCTGCATCTCAAGAGGGTGACCATATCGAACTCGCGATCATCGATGATGGCGGCGGTATGGACCCAGATAAACTTCGTGGCATCGCAGTGAAACGCGGCATGATGGATGAAGATGCTGCTGGACGTTTATCTGACAAAGAATGTTTCAACTTGATCTTTGCCCCCGGATTCTCCAGTAAAGAGAAAATATCAGACATTTCTGGACGTGGTGTAGGTATGGACGTGGTGAAAACCGCGATCAATACCCTAAATGGCTCGATTGATATCGATTCAGAGTTGGGCAAAGGAACCAAGATTACCATCAAAGTTCCGTTGACCTTGGCGATTCTACCAACACTTATGGTTGGTGTGGCTGGCCATCCGTTTGCGTTGCCATTGGCTTCTGTAAATGAAATCTTCCATTTAGATCTTAGCCGTACCAACGTTGTTGATGGTCAGTTAACCATCATCGTACGTGAAAAAGCGATTCCGCTGTTCTATCTACAAAACTGGCTCGCACCGAAGTCTGGTAAAGCGCAACTGCGCAAAGGACATGGTCACGTCGTTATCGTACAAATCGGCAGTCAACGCGTCGGTTTTGTTGTGGATACCTTGATTGGTCAAGAAGAAGTGGTTATCAAGCCATTAGACAACTTACTGCAAGGTACACCGGGTATGGCGGGTGCAACGATCACCAGTGATGGGCATATTGCTCTGATTCTGGATGTTCCTGATTTACTTAAGCAGTACGCAGCGGCATCGCGTCTGTAA
- a CDS encoding protein-glutamate methylesterase/protein-glutamine glutaminase gives MAIKVLVVDDSSFFRRRVSEIINAESRLEVIDVAVNGKEAVEKAKRLKPDVITMDIEMPVMDGISAVREIMASVPTPILMFSSLTHDGAKATLDALDAGALDFLPKKFEDIARNRDEAVSLLQQRVIQIASKRAFMRRPVASSTPVQERPQSTLNRPTTGLRREAPAQAPVSRAPVAAKFRASGKKYQLTAIGTSTGGPVALQKILTKLPANYPHPIVLIQHMPATFTAAFASRLNSLCKIQVKEAEDGDVLQAGVAYLAPGGKQMMIDGRPGAARLRIIDGGERMNYKPCVDVTFGSAAKIYADKVLSMVLTGMGADGREGARMLKSAGATIWAQDEDSCVVYGMPQAVAKAGLSTEDLPLERIAERMLVEVGLA, from the coding sequence ATGGCGATAAAAGTATTAGTAGTTGATGACTCCAGTTTTTTCCGACGTCGGGTGAGCGAGATCATCAATGCAGAATCGCGCCTAGAAGTGATTGATGTGGCGGTAAATGGTAAAGAGGCGGTTGAAAAAGCCAAACGCCTCAAGCCGGACGTCATCACTATGGACATTGAAATGCCTGTCATGGACGGCATTTCAGCTGTTCGTGAAATCATGGCGTCGGTACCGACGCCTATTTTGATGTTTTCTTCGCTTACTCATGATGGTGCAAAAGCAACGCTAGATGCACTGGATGCCGGAGCTTTGGATTTCTTACCGAAGAAATTTGAAGATATTGCTCGTAACCGAGATGAAGCCGTTTCGCTACTGCAACAGCGCGTCATTCAGATTGCTTCAAAGCGTGCATTTATGCGTCGTCCTGTGGCCTCTTCTACGCCAGTTCAAGAAAGACCACAAAGTACGTTAAATCGCCCAACGACAGGGTTACGCCGTGAGGCGCCTGCACAAGCCCCCGTTTCTCGTGCGCCTGTGGCGGCTAAGTTCAGAGCTTCAGGAAAAAAATACCAGCTGACTGCGATTGGTACCTCAACTGGTGGGCCTGTCGCATTGCAGAAAATTCTGACCAAGCTACCAGCAAATTACCCTCATCCCATTGTACTTATCCAGCACATGCCTGCGACATTTACAGCCGCTTTTGCTAGCCGCCTAAACTCACTGTGTAAGATTCAAGTGAAAGAAGCGGAAGATGGCGACGTGCTACAAGCGGGCGTCGCTTATTTGGCGCCAGGTGGCAAGCAGATGATGATTGATGGCCGCCCTGGAGCTGCAAGATTGCGCATTATTGATGGTGGTGAACGCATGAACTACAAGCCTTGCGTGGACGTCACTTTTGGATCTGCAGCGAAAATTTACGCCGACAAAGTTCTCTCTATGGTGTTGACCGGGATGGGTGCGGATGGCCGTGAAGGTGCGCGCATGCTGAAATCGGCAGGGGCGACTATCTGGGCTCAGGATGAAGATAGCTGTGTTGTTTATGGCATGCCACAGGCTGTGGCCAAAGCAGGATTGTCAACTGAAGACCTGCCTTTGGAACGTATCGCCGAACGTATGCTAGTTGAAGTGGGACTAGCATAA
- a CDS encoding ParA family protein — protein sequence MIVWSVANQKGGVGKTTTTVTLAGLLSKKGHRVLLVDTDPHASLTTYLGFDPDAVTSSLFDLFQLKEFTREAVKPLLLKTDVEGIDIIPAHMSLATLDRVMGNRSGMGLILKRALIALSKDYDYVLIDCPPILGVMMVNALAASDRILIPVQTEFLAMKGLERMIRTLAIMQKSRRDPFKVTIVPTMYDKRTKASLQTLTQLKKDYPNQVWTSAVPIDTKFRDASLKRLPASHFAEGSRGVFAYKQLLIYLERLAIDE from the coding sequence ATGATAGTTTGGAGTGTTGCAAATCAAAAAGGTGGTGTTGGTAAAACCACCACCACAGTCACTCTAGCTGGGCTACTGAGCAAAAAAGGCCATCGTGTTCTTTTGGTTGACACCGATCCACACGCATCACTAACGACCTATCTAGGCTTCGACCCCGATGCGGTCACCAGCAGCCTATTTGATCTTTTTCAACTTAAAGAGTTTACGCGTGAAGCGGTTAAACCGTTGTTGTTGAAAACAGATGTGGAAGGGATCGATATCATACCCGCACACATGTCTTTGGCGACCTTAGACCGAGTGATGGGCAACCGCAGTGGAATGGGCTTAATCTTAAAGCGTGCGTTAATCGCGTTGTCCAAAGATTATGACTATGTGCTGATTGATTGTCCGCCAATTCTTGGCGTCATGATGGTCAATGCTCTGGCGGCCAGTGACCGAATCTTAATTCCAGTTCAAACGGAATTCTTAGCCATGAAAGGCTTAGAGCGAATGATTCGTACGCTCGCGATTATGCAAAAATCGCGTCGAGATCCCTTTAAAGTCACCATTGTGCCAACGATGTACGACAAACGCACCAAGGCGTCGTTACAAACATTAACGCAGCTTAAGAAAGATTACCCAAATCAAGTTTGGACATCGGCGGTGCCCATTGACACCAAGTTCAGAGACGCGAGCTTAAAACGTTTACCCGCTTCGCATTTTGCAGAAGGAAGCCGCGGGGTATTTGCCTACAAACAATTGCTGATTTACTTAGAGAGGTTAGCGATTGATGAGTAG
- a CDS encoding RNA polymerase sigma factor FliA, with amino-acid sequence MNKALTYDQHANVNSQKLFIERYSVLVKRIAHHLLGRLPPSVQVEDLIQAGMIGLIEAQQNYDASKGASFETYAGIRIRGAMLDDIRRGDWVPRSVHKSNREISQAIAELEGLLNRDPTDAEVAKHMGLSLEQYHGALTDINCSRLIGIEDLGVSDDVITSVEDSENNTPFKGVADEYFRKALVESIKQLPEREALVLSLYYDEELNLKEIGEILSVSESRVSQILSQSMQRLRTKLSAWTQND; translated from the coding sequence GTGAATAAAGCGCTCACTTATGACCAGCATGCAAATGTGAACAGTCAAAAACTGTTCATAGAAAGGTATTCTGTGCTGGTCAAACGCATTGCTCACCATTTGTTAGGGCGATTGCCTCCTAGTGTTCAGGTCGAGGATCTGATCCAAGCGGGTATGATTGGCCTGATAGAAGCTCAACAAAATTATGACGCCTCAAAAGGCGCAAGTTTTGAAACTTATGCTGGCATTCGTATCCGTGGTGCTATGCTTGATGATATCAGGCGTGGTGATTGGGTGCCTCGTTCGGTACACAAAAGCAATCGAGAGATTAGCCAAGCGATAGCCGAACTCGAGGGATTGCTAAACCGAGATCCTACTGATGCCGAAGTAGCAAAGCACATGGGATTGTCTTTAGAGCAGTATCACGGTGCTTTGACAGATATCAATTGTTCTCGCTTGATTGGTATTGAAGATCTTGGTGTGTCGGATGATGTGATCACCTCGGTGGAAGATTCAGAAAACAATACCCCGTTTAAGGGCGTTGCTGATGAATATTTCAGAAAAGCGCTGGTTGAATCAATAAAACAATTACCAGAACGTGAAGCTTTGGTACTTTCGCTCTATTATGATGAAGAGCTAAACTTAAAAGAAATTGGGGAAATTCTGAGTGTTAGCGAGTCTCGCGTCAGTCAGATATTGAGCCAGTCAATGCAACGTTTGCGCACTAAGCTTAGTGCTTGGACACAAAATGATTAA
- a CDS encoding chemotaxis protein CheW, translating into MSHSNEVEVKKDHTNDEVLQWVTFQLEEETYGINVMQVREVLRYTEIAPVPGAPDYVLGIINLRGNVVTVIDTRSRFGLMEGEVTDNTRIIVIESEHQVIGILVDSVAEVVYLRSSEIDSTPSVGTDESAKFIQGVSNRDGKLLILVDLNKLLTDEEWDEMAHL; encoded by the coding sequence ATGTCTCATTCTAACGAAGTAGAAGTTAAAAAAGATCACACAAATGATGAAGTACTTCAGTGGGTGACGTTCCAGCTGGAAGAAGAAACTTACGGCATTAACGTAATGCAAGTTCGTGAAGTGCTTCGTTATACAGAAATTGCACCTGTTCCGGGCGCGCCAGATTACGTTTTAGGCATCATCAACCTACGTGGTAACGTCGTAACGGTTATCGATACACGTTCTCGTTTTGGTTTGATGGAAGGTGAAGTGACAGACAACACCCGTATCATCGTGATTGAATCTGAGCATCAAGTGATTGGTATCTTAGTCGATAGTGTTGCGGAAGTGGTTTACCTACGTTCATCTGAAATTGACTCGACGCCTTCTGTGGGCACAGACGAAAGCGCGAAATTCATCCAAGGTGTAAGCAACCGTGACGGCAAACTATTGATTCTAGTTGACCTTAACAAGCTACTGACCGACGAAGAATGGGATGAAATGGCTCATCTATAA